The following proteins are co-located in the Microplitis demolitor isolate Queensland-Clemson2020A chromosome 5, iyMicDemo2.1a, whole genome shotgun sequence genome:
- the LOC103571964 gene encoding E3 ubiquitin-protein ligase MIB2 isoform X2, whose protein sequence is MLEVGLRVVRGYDWKWKDQDNGEGHAGTIVEIGKPPLPPGNATTSSSNPTDKTPDKTVIVQWDHGSRSNYRIGYQGYYDLLVFDNAAAGVQHNNIICDGCKRHGIVGIRWKCAQCHDYDLCTQCYMGDTHDLTHIFQRFQTANAVGVQLTPRTGCTKIPLKGIFIGAKVVRGPDWEWGNQDGGPGKTGRVIDIRGWDNESSRSVATVTWASGSTNVYRLGYKGCVDLCYVEYGTCGTYYKEHLPVLGQSIMTMAEENNATGQGDNLGQLTFNVGDKVKVLRDVDTLKDMQAGHGGWNPRMAEYIGKVGTVHRITDKGDVRVQYEGCNNRWTFHPRALTKVTSQDTFVLGDIVRVKNDAAAIKSYQQGHGEWIDVMKSALGKLGKVIKIYPDGDLRVTLEGHTWTFNPLSVVKIASGQGVAGHPDGHRIQQESASNDVTIEVEKLLRDAARGEAGLTAVREFLKKYSGNVDICSGKKTFLQVAAHQGNRELCVLLLDAGASLKAIDEDGDPPLHYAAFGNQPGVMELLLSRGAPIDAVNNSGCTALHVSVNKENSACVQVLLRHGCNVNLQDSYGDTALHDAISKETDIMYALINYDSVDFTIRNKRGFNVLHHAALKGNAHATKKLMSRIQHLIDVKKDDGFAALHLAALNGHREVAAILLSGTNGRATVDLRNNRKQTPLHLAVSQGHWSLVELLLRHNADILATDEDGDTVLHIAIAKSRHHSTTSPTSDSRRDAPMINAIWEDLVNANAPSELALACFLVSVENHGAFLMQVKNSKGKLPVDLMPLERSDINFTDLLRSYFYFRRRNGPELDASVSIEQPSYTNTPIAEGRSEESTKGPSVSTDRVLNKKDDSVKNEDSLQNEETPKKTEIKEREKDKDLERLRFLETRVADLEEVNMCSICMERRRNVAFLCGHGACENCAAPLKTCHMCRKTITKKINLY, encoded by the exons atgttGGAGGTGGGATTACGGGTTGTCAGAGGCTACGATTGGAAATGGAAGGATCAGGACAATGGAGAAGGTCACGCTGGTACCATAGTTGAAATAGGCAAGCCGCCTTTGCCACCAGGAAACGCAACAACTTCGAGCTCCAATCCTACAGACAAAACACCCGACAAAACTGTAATCGTCCAGTGGGACCACGGGTCTAGAAGTAACTACAGAATCGGTTATCAAGGTTACTATGATTTACTCGTATTTGATAACGCAGCTGCTGGGGTCCagcataataatataatttgcgATGGATGCAAAAGACACGGAATCGTTGGTATCAGATGGAAGTGTGCGCAATGTCATGACTATGATCTTTGTACCCAATGTTATATGGGTGATACGCATGATCTGACTCATATTTTTCAGCGATTCCAGACAGCTAACGCAGTAGG AGTCCAGTTGACTCCTAGAACAGGTTGCACTAAAATACCATTGAAAGGTATTTTTATTGGAGCTAAAGTCGTACGAGGACCAGACTGGGAATGGGGAAATCAAGACGGTGGTCCTGGAAAAACTGGACGAGTAATTGACATTCGTGGGTGGGATAATGAGAGCAGTCGTTCGGTAGCAACTGTGACGTGGGCATCAGGAAGCACGAATGTATATCGACTTGGTTACAAAGGTTGTGTTGATCTTTGTTACGTTGAATATGGAACTTGCGGGACTTATTATAAAGAACATTTGCCAGTTCTTGGTCAATCGATAATGACAATGGCTGAGGAAAATAATGCCACTGGCCAAGGGGACAATTTGGGTCAATTAACGTTTAATGTCGGTGATAAAGTCAAAGTATTACGAGATGTTGATACACTGAAAGATATGCAGGCTGGTCATGGTGGTTGGAACCCACGGATGGCTGAGTATATTGGAAAAGTTGGGACAGTCCATCGGATAACTGACAAAGGTGATGTACGTGTACAGTATGAAGGATGTAATAATAGGTGGACCTTTCATCCGCGCGCTTTGACCAAAGTAACGAGTCAGGATACGTTTGTTCTCGGTGATATTGTACGAGTTAAAAATGATGCTGCGGCTATTAAAAGTTATCAGCAAGGTCATGGTGAATGGATCGATGTAATGAAGAGT GCATTAGGAAAACTtggaaaagttattaaaatttatccagACGGTGATCTTCGAGTTACATTAGAGGGTCATACTTGGACGTTTAATCCTCTTAGCGTAGTCAAAATTGCTAGCGGCCAAGGGGTAGCGGGTCATCCTGATGGTCATCGTATACAGCAGG AATCTGCATCTAATGACGTGACTATAGAAGTTGAAAAACTTCTTCGAGACGCGGCAAGAGGAGAAGCTGGCTTGACTGCAGTCAgagaatttcttaaaaaatattccggCAATGTTGATATTTGTAGtggtaaaaaaacatttttacaaGTTGCCGCACATCAAGGAAACCGTGAATTATGTGTTCTGCTTCTTGATGCTGGTGCGTCATTGAAAGCTATTGATGAAGACGGTGATCCGCCATTACATTATGCTGCTTTTGg aaatcaACCTGGTGTaatggaattattattaagtagaGGAGCGCCGATTGATGCTGTAAACAATAGTGGATGTACGGCTCTTCATGTCTCTGTAAACAAAGAAAATTCAGCATGTGTCCAAGTTTTATTACGCCACGGTTGTAATGTAAATCTTCAAGATTCTTATGGCGATACTGCATTACATGATGCTATAAGCAAAGAAACAGACATCATGTATGCCTTAATAAATTACGATTCAGTAGATTTTACCATACGAAATAAACGTGGTTTCAATGTTCTGCATCATGCGGCATTGAAAGGCAATGCAca TGCgacaaaaaaactaatgagTCGAATTCAACACCTTATTGATGTTAAGAAAGATGACGGGTTTGCTGCACTACATTTGGCTGCACTTAATGGTCATCGTGAAGTCGCCGCAATTTTATTATCAGGAACCAATGGAAGGGCAACTGTGGACCTTAGAAATAATCGAAAGCAGACACCGTTGCATTTAGCTGTGTCTCAGGGCCACTGGTCTTTGGTTGAATTACTTTTGCGGCACAATGCTGATATATTAGCAACTGATGAAGACGGTGATACTGTTCTTCATATAGCAATAGCGAAAAGCCGTCATCATTCTACCACATCACCAACTTCAGATAGTCGTCGTGATGCGCCAATGATTAATgct atTTGGGAAGATTTAGTAAATGCAAATGCTCCATCAGAATTAGCACTTGCGTGTTTCCTTGTCAGTGTAGAGAATCATGGCGCGTTTTTAATGcaggtaaaaaattcaaaaggaAAACTACCAGTTGACTTAATGCCATTAGAACGATCAGACATTAATTTTACTGATCTACTTCGGTCATACTTTTACTTTCGTAGAAGAAATGGACCCGAACTTGA TGCGTCTGTGAGTATTGAGCAACCAAGTTATACCAATACGCCTATTGCCGAAGGAAGAAGTGAAGAAAGCACAAAGGGACCATCAGTATCTACAG AtcgagttttaaataaaaaagacgaCTCAGTAAAAAATGAAGACAGTTTGCAGAATGAGGAAACAcctaaaaaaactgaaataaagGAGAGAGAAAAGGACAAAGACTTGGAGAGACTGCGTTTTCTCGAGACAAGAGTAGCTGATCTTGAGGAAGTTAACATGTGCAGTATTTGCATGGAACGTAGACGCAACGTTGCATTTCTCTGTGGTCACGGTGCATGTGAAAATTGCGCTGCGCCACTTAAGACATGTCATATGTGTCGAAAAAccattaccaaaaaaataaatctttactAG
- the LOC103571964 gene encoding E3 ubiquitin-protein ligase MIB2 isoform X1, producing the protein MLEVGLRVVRGYDWKWKDQDNGEGHAGTIVEIGKPPLPPGNATTSSSNPTDKTPDKTVIVQWDHGSRSNYRIGYQGYYDLLVFDNAAAGVQHNNIICDGCKRHGIVGIRWKCAQCHDYDLCTQCYMGDTHDLTHIFQRFQTANAVGVQLTPRTGCTKIPLKGIFIGAKVVRGPDWEWGNQDGGPGKTGRVIDIRGWDNESSRSVATVTWASGSTNVYRLGYKGCVDLCYVEYGTCGTYYKEHLPVLGQSIMTMAEENNATGQGDNLGQLTFNVGDKVKVLRDVDTLKDMQAGHGGWNPRMAEYIGKVGTVHRITDKGDVRVQYEGCNNRWTFHPRALTKVTSQDTFVLGDIVRVKNDAAAIKSYQQGHGEWIDVMKSALGKLGKVIKIYPDGDLRVTLEGHTWTFNPLSVVKIASGQGVAGHPDGHRIQQESASNDVTIEVEKLLRDAARGEAGLTAVREFLKKYSGNVDICSGKKTFLQVAAHQGNRELCVLLLDAGASLKAIDEDGDPPLHYAAFGNQPGVMELLLSRGAPIDAVNNSGCTALHVSVNKENSACVQVLLRHGCNVNLQDSYGDTALHDAISKETDIMYALINYDSVDFTIRNKRGFNVLHHAALKGNAHATKKLMSRIQHLIDVKKDDGFAALHLAALNGHREVAAILLSGTNGRATVDLRNNRKQTPLHLAVSQGHWSLVELLLRHNADILATDEDGDTVLHIAIAKSRHHSTTSPTSDSRRDAPMINAIWEDLVNANAPSELALACFLVSVENHGAFLMQVKNSKGKLPVDLMPLERSDINFTDLLRSYFYFRRRNGPELDSASVSIEQPSYTNTPIAEGRSEESTKGPSVSTDRVLNKKDDSVKNEDSLQNEETPKKTEIKEREKDKDLERLRFLETRVADLEEVNMCSICMERRRNVAFLCGHGACENCAAPLKTCHMCRKTITKKINLY; encoded by the exons atgttGGAGGTGGGATTACGGGTTGTCAGAGGCTACGATTGGAAATGGAAGGATCAGGACAATGGAGAAGGTCACGCTGGTACCATAGTTGAAATAGGCAAGCCGCCTTTGCCACCAGGAAACGCAACAACTTCGAGCTCCAATCCTACAGACAAAACACCCGACAAAACTGTAATCGTCCAGTGGGACCACGGGTCTAGAAGTAACTACAGAATCGGTTATCAAGGTTACTATGATTTACTCGTATTTGATAACGCAGCTGCTGGGGTCCagcataataatataatttgcgATGGATGCAAAAGACACGGAATCGTTGGTATCAGATGGAAGTGTGCGCAATGTCATGACTATGATCTTTGTACCCAATGTTATATGGGTGATACGCATGATCTGACTCATATTTTTCAGCGATTCCAGACAGCTAACGCAGTAGG AGTCCAGTTGACTCCTAGAACAGGTTGCACTAAAATACCATTGAAAGGTATTTTTATTGGAGCTAAAGTCGTACGAGGACCAGACTGGGAATGGGGAAATCAAGACGGTGGTCCTGGAAAAACTGGACGAGTAATTGACATTCGTGGGTGGGATAATGAGAGCAGTCGTTCGGTAGCAACTGTGACGTGGGCATCAGGAAGCACGAATGTATATCGACTTGGTTACAAAGGTTGTGTTGATCTTTGTTACGTTGAATATGGAACTTGCGGGACTTATTATAAAGAACATTTGCCAGTTCTTGGTCAATCGATAATGACAATGGCTGAGGAAAATAATGCCACTGGCCAAGGGGACAATTTGGGTCAATTAACGTTTAATGTCGGTGATAAAGTCAAAGTATTACGAGATGTTGATACACTGAAAGATATGCAGGCTGGTCATGGTGGTTGGAACCCACGGATGGCTGAGTATATTGGAAAAGTTGGGACAGTCCATCGGATAACTGACAAAGGTGATGTACGTGTACAGTATGAAGGATGTAATAATAGGTGGACCTTTCATCCGCGCGCTTTGACCAAAGTAACGAGTCAGGATACGTTTGTTCTCGGTGATATTGTACGAGTTAAAAATGATGCTGCGGCTATTAAAAGTTATCAGCAAGGTCATGGTGAATGGATCGATGTAATGAAGAGT GCATTAGGAAAACTtggaaaagttattaaaatttatccagACGGTGATCTTCGAGTTACATTAGAGGGTCATACTTGGACGTTTAATCCTCTTAGCGTAGTCAAAATTGCTAGCGGCCAAGGGGTAGCGGGTCATCCTGATGGTCATCGTATACAGCAGG AATCTGCATCTAATGACGTGACTATAGAAGTTGAAAAACTTCTTCGAGACGCGGCAAGAGGAGAAGCTGGCTTGACTGCAGTCAgagaatttcttaaaaaatattccggCAATGTTGATATTTGTAGtggtaaaaaaacatttttacaaGTTGCCGCACATCAAGGAAACCGTGAATTATGTGTTCTGCTTCTTGATGCTGGTGCGTCATTGAAAGCTATTGATGAAGACGGTGATCCGCCATTACATTATGCTGCTTTTGg aaatcaACCTGGTGTaatggaattattattaagtagaGGAGCGCCGATTGATGCTGTAAACAATAGTGGATGTACGGCTCTTCATGTCTCTGTAAACAAAGAAAATTCAGCATGTGTCCAAGTTTTATTACGCCACGGTTGTAATGTAAATCTTCAAGATTCTTATGGCGATACTGCATTACATGATGCTATAAGCAAAGAAACAGACATCATGTATGCCTTAATAAATTACGATTCAGTAGATTTTACCATACGAAATAAACGTGGTTTCAATGTTCTGCATCATGCGGCATTGAAAGGCAATGCAca TGCgacaaaaaaactaatgagTCGAATTCAACACCTTATTGATGTTAAGAAAGATGACGGGTTTGCTGCACTACATTTGGCTGCACTTAATGGTCATCGTGAAGTCGCCGCAATTTTATTATCAGGAACCAATGGAAGGGCAACTGTGGACCTTAGAAATAATCGAAAGCAGACACCGTTGCATTTAGCTGTGTCTCAGGGCCACTGGTCTTTGGTTGAATTACTTTTGCGGCACAATGCTGATATATTAGCAACTGATGAAGACGGTGATACTGTTCTTCATATAGCAATAGCGAAAAGCCGTCATCATTCTACCACATCACCAACTTCAGATAGTCGTCGTGATGCGCCAATGATTAATgct atTTGGGAAGATTTAGTAAATGCAAATGCTCCATCAGAATTAGCACTTGCGTGTTTCCTTGTCAGTGTAGAGAATCATGGCGCGTTTTTAATGcaggtaaaaaattcaaaaggaAAACTACCAGTTGACTTAATGCCATTAGAACGATCAGACATTAATTTTACTGATCTACTTCGGTCATACTTTTACTTTCGTAGAAGAAATGGACCCGAACTTGA cAGTGCGTCTGTGAGTATTGAGCAACCAAGTTATACCAATACGCCTATTGCCGAAGGAAGAAGTGAAGAAAGCACAAAGGGACCATCAGTATCTACAG AtcgagttttaaataaaaaagacgaCTCAGTAAAAAATGAAGACAGTTTGCAGAATGAGGAAACAcctaaaaaaactgaaataaagGAGAGAGAAAAGGACAAAGACTTGGAGAGACTGCGTTTTCTCGAGACAAGAGTAGCTGATCTTGAGGAAGTTAACATGTGCAGTATTTGCATGGAACGTAGACGCAACGTTGCATTTCTCTGTGGTCACGGTGCATGTGAAAATTGCGCTGCGCCACTTAAGACATGTCATATGTGTCGAAAAAccattaccaaaaaaataaatctttactAG